Proteins encoded together in one Phoenix dactylifera cultivar Barhee BC4 unplaced genomic scaffold, palm_55x_up_171113_PBpolish2nd_filt_p 000064F, whole genome shotgun sequence window:
- the LOC103697211 gene encoding transcription termination factor MTEF18, mitochondrial: MISLRFLQCIGASKMVTQASSAMIFPAVSGEVFGFQNCPPPLLQKNRNFHSISGTPAASLYIQKHPLFHSQKSPFLLDSRAEFQSIGLFDFGRRWNSCSILPAHTPNVSNVSRFLNQQWNRSFSTTQAACADVHVTVMDGKPLPDGHAASRISRMDRIDAQNALFEYLHGTRSLHFTDAEHMSKNSPVFLQNLIAKVENEPDVGRSLTRFLRYHPINEFEPFFESLGLKPSELYPLLPRNLMFLSDDDVLLNNYHGLCNYGVPRSKIGKMYKEGTEMFRYGYGILLSKLQAYEKLGLTKPTIIKLVTCCPELLIGDVNVEFLRVLEKLKSLGVELDWIRGCLSDKSMYNWSRILEMLNFLDRMGCNKKILARLIKEHPRFIFDDSGKKIYILVAMLLKLGLKMNDILTLFVQYPRILIGNFTKNLWKSVQFLADIGMETEDIARIVASHAQVLGSCSCKRPKVVLGSLKISPEKLCEIIKEDPSQFSNLASRKKVGIVNLPRVDGTFLQEKTNFLLKLGFVENSDEMAKALCKFRGRGDQLQERFDCLVNAGFDYHTVSDMIKLVPSILNQSTDIIEKKIDYLLNHLDYSLESLAAFPTFLCYNTDKIKLRFSMYNWLKEQGVVIPTKNRKIIRSTVALSTILACSDARFVKYFVDLHSEGPKVWERLKSSVSSS; this comes from the coding sequence ATGATAAGCCTCCGATTTCTTCAATGTATCGGTGCTTCTAAAATGGTGACCCAAGCGAGCAGTGCTATGATTTTTCCAGCTGTTTCTGGGGAAGTTTTTGGTTTTCAGAATTGCCCACCCCCCCTGTTGCAGAAAAATCGAAATTTCCACAGTATTTCAGGCACCCCAGCTGCGTCTCTCTATATCCAGAAACACCCATTGTTTCACTCACAGaaaagcccttttcttttggattCACGAGCTGAATTTCAGAGCATAGGATTGtttgattttggaagaaggtggaATAGTTGCAGTATTTTGCCTGCCCACACTCCGAATGTTTCGAATGTCAGCAGATTTTTAAATCAGCAGTGGAACCGATCCTTCTCTACTACGCAAGCTGCATGCGCTGATGTCCATGTTACGGTCATGGATGGAAAGCCATTGCCTGATGGTCACGCTGCATCCCGAATCTCTCGAATGGATCGAATTGATGCCCAAAATGCTCTCTTTGAATACCTTCACGGTACCAGGAGCTTGCATTTCACTGATGCTGAACACATGAGCAAAAATTCCCCAGTATTTCTCCAGAATCTGATTGCAAAAGTTGAGAATGAGCCTGATGTCGGACGGTCACTTACAAGGTTTCTTCGCTACCATCCTATCAATGAGTTTGAACCATTCTTCGAGAGTTTGGGGTTGAAACCATCGGAGTTGTATCCCCTTCTTCCCCGGAATCTAATGTTTCTTAGTGATGATGATGTCTTGCTTAACAATTACCATGGTCTTTGCAATTATGGAGTTCCTCGTAGCAAGATTGGCAAGATGTACAAGGAAGGGACTGAGATGTTTAGATATGGTTACGGTATCTTACTATCAAAGCTTCAAGCTTATGAGAAACTTGGCCTGACCAAACCCACCATTATCAAGTTGGTTACATGCTGTCCAGAACTCTTAATTGGTGATGTAAATGTTGAATTTCTTCGAGTTCTTGAGAAATTGAAAAGTTTAGGGGTTGAGCTGGATTGGATCAGAGGATGTTTATCAGACAAGAGCATGTACAATTGGAGTCGTATACTTGAAATGCTGAATTTTCTTGATAGAATGGgctgtaacaagaaaattttggCTAGGCTAATTAAAGAACACCCCAGAtttatttttgatgattctGGAAAGAAGATTTATATACTAGTTGCAATGTTGTTGAAGTTGGGTCTTAAGATGAATGATATTTTAACTTTATTCGTGCAGTACCCTCGAATTCTGATTGGAAATTTCACAAAGAATTTGTGGAAGTCTGTGCAATTTTTAGCTGACATTGGGATGGAAACAGAGGACATTGCAAGGATAGTGGCTTCTCATGCTCAAGTTTTAGGTTCCTGTTCTTGTAAGAGGCCTAAAGTTGTACTGGGAAGCTTAAAGATATCCCCTGAAAAGTTGTGTGAAATAATTAAGGAGGATCCAAGTCAGTTCAGTAATTTGGCTTCTAGAAAGAAGGTCGGAATTGTAAATTTACCTAGAGTGGATGGAACTTTTCTGCAGGAGAagaccaatttcttattgaaaCTTGGGTTTGTTGAGAACTCAGATGAGATGGCAAAAGCACTGTGCAAGTTCCGAGGCAGAGGAGACCAACTGCAGGAAAGATTTGACTGCTTAGTGAATGCTGGGTTCGACTACCACACAGTTTCAGACATGATCAAATTAGTTCCTTCAATACTAAATCAATCCACAGACATAATCGAGAAGAAGATTGATTATCTTCTAAACCATTTGGATTATTCTCTGGAGTCACTTGCGGCTTTTCCGACATTCCTGTGCTACAATACGGATAAGATAAAGCTGAGGTTTTCAATGTACAATTGGCTTAAGGAGCAAGGAGTAGTGATACCTACCAAAAACAGGAAGATAATTAGGTCCACAGTGGCCTTGAGCACCATTCTTGCATGCTCTGATGCACGATTTGTAAAATACTTCGTAGATCTCCATTCTGAAGGGCCAAAGGTATGGGAAAGGTTGAAAAGCTCAGTATCTTCAAGCTGA
- the LOC103697212 gene encoding transcription termination factor MTEF18, mitochondrial-like isoform X3 — protein sequence MAHLWKLQKPSPLQWISRVGQEEVVRLINNPTFNGRNALCCAKIPNLPPRRGFCSKESHITKSASVGSQLGSLKSSCFHHRMTLCWVKTSSLVHIRGFCTDKTPKDLQAISRSPRVVAEAQAALVDYLHSTRGLQFPDAEQMSKHSPNFLAKLLKKVENEEDTARALTRFFRYHPINEFEPFFEGMGLKPSEFNSFLPRDLMFLSDNEKMLENYHVLCNYGIARGKIGKIYKEATEIFSYEPGILGSKLQAYEGLGLSKTSIIKIVASSPILLVGDVNRKFVKVLEWLEDIGIQLDWIWGILSEKNSYDWSRMLVILQYFTELGFTNQEFGALIRKHPDFLLDGSGKMVLLVSGLLLKLGGTKKELFGLFSQFPDVQIGSFMKNMRRGLIFLIEIEMDPGDIQRLLLTHTEVFGSYSLKKANSILTYLNVGRKRLCRIIKDDPHQLKKYVLGLKLNRLPNSGESEKSLGEKKKFLLRLGFVEKSKEMEKALKVFRGKGSELQDRYDFLVKTGLDPNDVSNMIKLAPQILNQKIDVLQSKIDFLVNNLGYPLSSLIAFPAYMSYTVERVKLRFLMYTWLRDRGKARPSLALSSFLACSDKIFAKRTYLQL from the exons ATGGCCCATTTGTGGAAGCTCCAGAAACCATCGCCTCTCCAATGGATTTCTCGTGTTGGTCAGGAGGAAGTCGTGCGATTAATCAACAACCCAACTTTTAACGGTAGGAATGCTCTTTGCTGTGCTAAAATTCCAAATCTTCCCCCAAGAAGAGGATTTTGTTCTAAAGAATCCCACATTACCAAGTCGGCATCTGTGGGAAGTCAGCTTGGATCACTGAAAAGTTCGTGTTTTCATCATCGGATGACTCTTTGCTGGGTAAAAACATCATCTTTGGTCCATATTAGAGGCTTTTGTACTGATAAAACTCCAAAAGACTTGCAAGCTATTTCTCGAAGCCCTCGTGTGGTTGCGGAAGCTCAGGCAGCTCTCGTGGACTACCTTCACTCCACAAGAGGCTTGCAGTTCCCCGATGCAGAGCAGATGAGCAAGCACTCCCCCAACTTTCTTGCAAAGCTTCTGAAAAAGGTAGAGAATGAGGAAGACACAGCAAGGGCATTAACCCGGTTCTTTCGCTACCACCCCATCAATGAATTCGAGCCATTCTTCGAGGGCATGGGCCTGAAGCCTAGCGAGTTCAATTCGTTTTTACCCCGGGATTTAATGTTTCTTTCTGATAATGAAAAAATGCTTGAGAATTATCATGTTTTGTGTAATTATGGCATTGCTCGTGGCAAGATTGGAAAGATATACAAGGAGGCTACTGAAATTTTCAGCTACGAACCTGGCATTTTGGGTTCAAAGCTTCAGGCTTATGAGGGACTGGGTCTGAGTAAGACTAGCATTATTAAGATTGTTGCTTCAAGCCCAATACTTTTGGTTGGGGATGTTAACAGGAAGTTTGTTAAGGTGCTAGAATGGTTGGAGGACATCGGGATACAGCTTGACTGGATTTGGGGGATTTTGTCAGAAAAGAATTCATATGACTGGAGCAGAATGCTTGTAATTTTGCAGTATTTCACTGAACTGGGATTTACTAATCAAGAATTTGGGGCTTTGATCAGAAAACATCCAGATTTTTTGCTGGATGGTTCAGGAAAGATGGTGTTATTGGTCTCTGGCTTGCTGTTGAAATTGGGAGGGACAAAAAAAGAATTATTTGGCCTGTTCTCTCAGTTCCCAGACGTTCAAATTGGGAGTTTCATGAAAAACATGCGGCGGGGTCTGATATTTCTAATTGAGATTGAAATGGACCCTGGGGATATTCAAAGGCTTTTGCTTACTCATACAGAAGTGTTTGGTTCGTATTCTTTGAAGAAAGCCAACAGCATTCTTACCTATCTGAATGTCGGGAGGAAGCGCTTGTGTAGAATTATAAAGGATGACCCACATCAATTGAAGAAATATGTATTAGGGTTGAAGCTCAATCGTCTACCAAACTCTGGCGAGAGTGAAAAATCGCTTGGGGAGAAGAAAAAGTTTTTATTGCGTCTGGGGTTTGTTGAGAAGTCAAAAGAGATGGAGAAGGCACTAAAGGTGTTCCGTGGCAAAGGTTCTGAACTTCAAGATCGCTATGATTTTTTGGTGAAAACTGGACTGGACCCGAATGATGTGTCGAATATGATTAAACTGGCTCCACAAATCCTCAACCAGAAAATAGATGTTCTCCAGAGCAAGATTGACTTTCTAGTGAATAATTTGGGTTATCCATTAAGTTCACTAATAGCATTCCCTGCATATATGTCATACACTGTTGAAAGGGTCAAATTGAGGTTCTTGATGTACACTTGGCTCAGGGATAGAGGAAAAGCCAGGCCATCATTAGCACTAAGCAGTTTCCTTGCATGTTCTGATAAAATATTTGCAAAAAG GACTTACCTCCAGCTATGA
- the LOC103697212 gene encoding transcription termination factor MTEF18, mitochondrial-like isoform X1, whose protein sequence is MAHLWKLQKPSPLQWISRVGQEEVVRLINNPTFNGRNALCCAKIPNLPPRRGFCSKESHITKSASVGSQLGSLKSSCFHHRMTLCWVKTSSLVHIRGFCTDKTPKDLQAISRSPRVVAEAQAALVDYLHSTRGLQFPDAEQMSKHSPNFLAKLLKKVENEEDTARALTRFFRYHPINEFEPFFEGMGLKPSEFNSFLPRDLMFLSDNEKMLENYHVLCNYGIARGKIGKIYKEATEIFSYEPGILGSKLQAYEGLGLSKTSIIKIVASSPILLVGDVNRKFVKVLEWLEDIGIQLDWIWGILSEKNSYDWSRMLVILQYFTELGFTNQEFGALIRKHPDFLLDGSGKMVLLVSGLLLKLGGTKKELFGLFSQFPDVQIGSFMKNMRRGLIFLIEIEMDPGDIQRLLLTHTEVFGSYSLKKANSILTYLNVGRKRLCRIIKDDPHQLKKYVLGLKLNRLPNSGESEKSLGEKKKFLLRLGFVEKSKEMEKALKVFRGKGSELQDRYDFLVKTGLDPNDVSNMIKLAPQILNQKIDVLQSKIDFLVNNLGYPLSSLIAFPAYMSYTVERVKLRFLMYTWLRDRGKARPSLALSSFLACSDKIFAKRYLTMMVCTHIWSSRQVFNRFISS, encoded by the coding sequence ATGGCCCATTTGTGGAAGCTCCAGAAACCATCGCCTCTCCAATGGATTTCTCGTGTTGGTCAGGAGGAAGTCGTGCGATTAATCAACAACCCAACTTTTAACGGTAGGAATGCTCTTTGCTGTGCTAAAATTCCAAATCTTCCCCCAAGAAGAGGATTTTGTTCTAAAGAATCCCACATTACCAAGTCGGCATCTGTGGGAAGTCAGCTTGGATCACTGAAAAGTTCGTGTTTTCATCATCGGATGACTCTTTGCTGGGTAAAAACATCATCTTTGGTCCATATTAGAGGCTTTTGTACTGATAAAACTCCAAAAGACTTGCAAGCTATTTCTCGAAGCCCTCGTGTGGTTGCGGAAGCTCAGGCAGCTCTCGTGGACTACCTTCACTCCACAAGAGGCTTGCAGTTCCCCGATGCAGAGCAGATGAGCAAGCACTCCCCCAACTTTCTTGCAAAGCTTCTGAAAAAGGTAGAGAATGAGGAAGACACAGCAAGGGCATTAACCCGGTTCTTTCGCTACCACCCCATCAATGAATTCGAGCCATTCTTCGAGGGCATGGGCCTGAAGCCTAGCGAGTTCAATTCGTTTTTACCCCGGGATTTAATGTTTCTTTCTGATAATGAAAAAATGCTTGAGAATTATCATGTTTTGTGTAATTATGGCATTGCTCGTGGCAAGATTGGAAAGATATACAAGGAGGCTACTGAAATTTTCAGCTACGAACCTGGCATTTTGGGTTCAAAGCTTCAGGCTTATGAGGGACTGGGTCTGAGTAAGACTAGCATTATTAAGATTGTTGCTTCAAGCCCAATACTTTTGGTTGGGGATGTTAACAGGAAGTTTGTTAAGGTGCTAGAATGGTTGGAGGACATCGGGATACAGCTTGACTGGATTTGGGGGATTTTGTCAGAAAAGAATTCATATGACTGGAGCAGAATGCTTGTAATTTTGCAGTATTTCACTGAACTGGGATTTACTAATCAAGAATTTGGGGCTTTGATCAGAAAACATCCAGATTTTTTGCTGGATGGTTCAGGAAAGATGGTGTTATTGGTCTCTGGCTTGCTGTTGAAATTGGGAGGGACAAAAAAAGAATTATTTGGCCTGTTCTCTCAGTTCCCAGACGTTCAAATTGGGAGTTTCATGAAAAACATGCGGCGGGGTCTGATATTTCTAATTGAGATTGAAATGGACCCTGGGGATATTCAAAGGCTTTTGCTTACTCATACAGAAGTGTTTGGTTCGTATTCTTTGAAGAAAGCCAACAGCATTCTTACCTATCTGAATGTCGGGAGGAAGCGCTTGTGTAGAATTATAAAGGATGACCCACATCAATTGAAGAAATATGTATTAGGGTTGAAGCTCAATCGTCTACCAAACTCTGGCGAGAGTGAAAAATCGCTTGGGGAGAAGAAAAAGTTTTTATTGCGTCTGGGGTTTGTTGAGAAGTCAAAAGAGATGGAGAAGGCACTAAAGGTGTTCCGTGGCAAAGGTTCTGAACTTCAAGATCGCTATGATTTTTTGGTGAAAACTGGACTGGACCCGAATGATGTGTCGAATATGATTAAACTGGCTCCACAAATCCTCAACCAGAAAATAGATGTTCTCCAGAGCAAGATTGACTTTCTAGTGAATAATTTGGGTTATCCATTAAGTTCACTAATAGCATTCCCTGCATATATGTCATACACTGTTGAAAGGGTCAAATTGAGGTTCTTGATGTACACTTGGCTCAGGGATAGAGGAAAAGCCAGGCCATCATTAGCACTAAGCAGTTTCCTTGCATGTTCTGATAAAATATTTGCAAAAAG
- the LOC103697212 gene encoding transcription termination factor MTEF18, mitochondrial-like isoform X2, whose translation MAHLWKLQKPSPLQWISRVGQEEVVRLINNPTFNGRNALCCAKIPNLPPRRGFCSKESHITKSASVGSQLGSLKSSCFHHRMTLCWVKTSSLVHIRGFCTDKTPKDLQAISRSPRVVAEAQAALVDYLHSTRGLQFPDAEQMSKHSPNFLAKLLKKVENEEDTARALTRFFRYHPINEFEPFFEGMGLKPSEFNSFLPRDLMFLSDNEKMLENYHVLCNYGIARGKIGKIYKEATEIFSYEPGILGSKLQAYEGLGLSKTSIIKIVASSPILLVGDVNRKFVKVLEWLEDIGIQLDWIWGILSEKNSYDWSRMLVILQYFTELGFTNQEFGALIRKHPDFLLDGSGKMVLLVSGLLLKLGGTKKELFGLFSQFPDVQIGSFMKNMRRGLIFLIEIEMDPGDIQRLLLTHTEVFGSYSLKKANSILTYLNVGRKRLCRIIKDDPHQLKKYVLGLKLNRLPNSGESEKSLGEKKKFLLRLGFVEKSKEMEKALKVFRGKGSELQDRYDFLVKTGLDPNDVSNMIKLAPQILNQKIDVLQSKIDFLVNNLGYPLSSLIAFPAYMSYTVERVKLRFLMYTWLRDRGKARPSLALSSFLACSDKIFAKRWMTGRVQSS comes from the coding sequence ATGGCCCATTTGTGGAAGCTCCAGAAACCATCGCCTCTCCAATGGATTTCTCGTGTTGGTCAGGAGGAAGTCGTGCGATTAATCAACAACCCAACTTTTAACGGTAGGAATGCTCTTTGCTGTGCTAAAATTCCAAATCTTCCCCCAAGAAGAGGATTTTGTTCTAAAGAATCCCACATTACCAAGTCGGCATCTGTGGGAAGTCAGCTTGGATCACTGAAAAGTTCGTGTTTTCATCATCGGATGACTCTTTGCTGGGTAAAAACATCATCTTTGGTCCATATTAGAGGCTTTTGTACTGATAAAACTCCAAAAGACTTGCAAGCTATTTCTCGAAGCCCTCGTGTGGTTGCGGAAGCTCAGGCAGCTCTCGTGGACTACCTTCACTCCACAAGAGGCTTGCAGTTCCCCGATGCAGAGCAGATGAGCAAGCACTCCCCCAACTTTCTTGCAAAGCTTCTGAAAAAGGTAGAGAATGAGGAAGACACAGCAAGGGCATTAACCCGGTTCTTTCGCTACCACCCCATCAATGAATTCGAGCCATTCTTCGAGGGCATGGGCCTGAAGCCTAGCGAGTTCAATTCGTTTTTACCCCGGGATTTAATGTTTCTTTCTGATAATGAAAAAATGCTTGAGAATTATCATGTTTTGTGTAATTATGGCATTGCTCGTGGCAAGATTGGAAAGATATACAAGGAGGCTACTGAAATTTTCAGCTACGAACCTGGCATTTTGGGTTCAAAGCTTCAGGCTTATGAGGGACTGGGTCTGAGTAAGACTAGCATTATTAAGATTGTTGCTTCAAGCCCAATACTTTTGGTTGGGGATGTTAACAGGAAGTTTGTTAAGGTGCTAGAATGGTTGGAGGACATCGGGATACAGCTTGACTGGATTTGGGGGATTTTGTCAGAAAAGAATTCATATGACTGGAGCAGAATGCTTGTAATTTTGCAGTATTTCACTGAACTGGGATTTACTAATCAAGAATTTGGGGCTTTGATCAGAAAACATCCAGATTTTTTGCTGGATGGTTCAGGAAAGATGGTGTTATTGGTCTCTGGCTTGCTGTTGAAATTGGGAGGGACAAAAAAAGAATTATTTGGCCTGTTCTCTCAGTTCCCAGACGTTCAAATTGGGAGTTTCATGAAAAACATGCGGCGGGGTCTGATATTTCTAATTGAGATTGAAATGGACCCTGGGGATATTCAAAGGCTTTTGCTTACTCATACAGAAGTGTTTGGTTCGTATTCTTTGAAGAAAGCCAACAGCATTCTTACCTATCTGAATGTCGGGAGGAAGCGCTTGTGTAGAATTATAAAGGATGACCCACATCAATTGAAGAAATATGTATTAGGGTTGAAGCTCAATCGTCTACCAAACTCTGGCGAGAGTGAAAAATCGCTTGGGGAGAAGAAAAAGTTTTTATTGCGTCTGGGGTTTGTTGAGAAGTCAAAAGAGATGGAGAAGGCACTAAAGGTGTTCCGTGGCAAAGGTTCTGAACTTCAAGATCGCTATGATTTTTTGGTGAAAACTGGACTGGACCCGAATGATGTGTCGAATATGATTAAACTGGCTCCACAAATCCTCAACCAGAAAATAGATGTTCTCCAGAGCAAGATTGACTTTCTAGTGAATAATTTGGGTTATCCATTAAGTTCACTAATAGCATTCCCTGCATATATGTCATACACTGTTGAAAGGGTCAAATTGAGGTTCTTGATGTACACTTGGCTCAGGGATAGAGGAAAAGCCAGGCCATCATTAGCACTAAGCAGTTTCCTTGCATGTTCTGATAAAATATTTGCAAAAAG
- the LOC103697212 gene encoding transcription termination factor MTEF18, mitochondrial-like isoform X4 — MTLCWVKTSSLVHIRGFCTDKTPKDLQAISRSPRVVAEAQAALVDYLHSTRGLQFPDAEQMSKHSPNFLAKLLKKVENEEDTARALTRFFRYHPINEFEPFFEGMGLKPSEFNSFLPRDLMFLSDNEKMLENYHVLCNYGIARGKIGKIYKEATEIFSYEPGILGSKLQAYEGLGLSKTSIIKIVASSPILLVGDVNRKFVKVLEWLEDIGIQLDWIWGILSEKNSYDWSRMLVILQYFTELGFTNQEFGALIRKHPDFLLDGSGKMVLLVSGLLLKLGGTKKELFGLFSQFPDVQIGSFMKNMRRGLIFLIEIEMDPGDIQRLLLTHTEVFGSYSLKKANSILTYLNVGRKRLCRIIKDDPHQLKKYVLGLKLNRLPNSGESEKSLGEKKKFLLRLGFVEKSKEMEKALKVFRGKGSELQDRYDFLVKTGLDPNDVSNMIKLAPQILNQKIDVLQSKIDFLVNNLGYPLSSLIAFPAYMSYTVERVKLRFLMYTWLRDRGKARPSLALSSFLACSDKIFAKRYLTMMVCTHIWSSRQVFNRFISS, encoded by the coding sequence ATGACTCTTTGCTGGGTAAAAACATCATCTTTGGTCCATATTAGAGGCTTTTGTACTGATAAAACTCCAAAAGACTTGCAAGCTATTTCTCGAAGCCCTCGTGTGGTTGCGGAAGCTCAGGCAGCTCTCGTGGACTACCTTCACTCCACAAGAGGCTTGCAGTTCCCCGATGCAGAGCAGATGAGCAAGCACTCCCCCAACTTTCTTGCAAAGCTTCTGAAAAAGGTAGAGAATGAGGAAGACACAGCAAGGGCATTAACCCGGTTCTTTCGCTACCACCCCATCAATGAATTCGAGCCATTCTTCGAGGGCATGGGCCTGAAGCCTAGCGAGTTCAATTCGTTTTTACCCCGGGATTTAATGTTTCTTTCTGATAATGAAAAAATGCTTGAGAATTATCATGTTTTGTGTAATTATGGCATTGCTCGTGGCAAGATTGGAAAGATATACAAGGAGGCTACTGAAATTTTCAGCTACGAACCTGGCATTTTGGGTTCAAAGCTTCAGGCTTATGAGGGACTGGGTCTGAGTAAGACTAGCATTATTAAGATTGTTGCTTCAAGCCCAATACTTTTGGTTGGGGATGTTAACAGGAAGTTTGTTAAGGTGCTAGAATGGTTGGAGGACATCGGGATACAGCTTGACTGGATTTGGGGGATTTTGTCAGAAAAGAATTCATATGACTGGAGCAGAATGCTTGTAATTTTGCAGTATTTCACTGAACTGGGATTTACTAATCAAGAATTTGGGGCTTTGATCAGAAAACATCCAGATTTTTTGCTGGATGGTTCAGGAAAGATGGTGTTATTGGTCTCTGGCTTGCTGTTGAAATTGGGAGGGACAAAAAAAGAATTATTTGGCCTGTTCTCTCAGTTCCCAGACGTTCAAATTGGGAGTTTCATGAAAAACATGCGGCGGGGTCTGATATTTCTAATTGAGATTGAAATGGACCCTGGGGATATTCAAAGGCTTTTGCTTACTCATACAGAAGTGTTTGGTTCGTATTCTTTGAAGAAAGCCAACAGCATTCTTACCTATCTGAATGTCGGGAGGAAGCGCTTGTGTAGAATTATAAAGGATGACCCACATCAATTGAAGAAATATGTATTAGGGTTGAAGCTCAATCGTCTACCAAACTCTGGCGAGAGTGAAAAATCGCTTGGGGAGAAGAAAAAGTTTTTATTGCGTCTGGGGTTTGTTGAGAAGTCAAAAGAGATGGAGAAGGCACTAAAGGTGTTCCGTGGCAAAGGTTCTGAACTTCAAGATCGCTATGATTTTTTGGTGAAAACTGGACTGGACCCGAATGATGTGTCGAATATGATTAAACTGGCTCCACAAATCCTCAACCAGAAAATAGATGTTCTCCAGAGCAAGATTGACTTTCTAGTGAATAATTTGGGTTATCCATTAAGTTCACTAATAGCATTCCCTGCATATATGTCATACACTGTTGAAAGGGTCAAATTGAGGTTCTTGATGTACACTTGGCTCAGGGATAGAGGAAAAGCCAGGCCATCATTAGCACTAAGCAGTTTCCTTGCATGTTCTGATAAAATATTTGCAAAAAG